The nucleotide window CagatttgaactttgaagttcaATGGGTGGAAATGAAACTAGTCACTGAGAGTGTGTCACTTTAAAGTGATGATTCATTAGGAAAAGTGTGGGTAGGGTTGGGAGTGTGATGACGACGTAGACCCAGGTGTTAGTGTGTTACCatgattttaagttttaactttcAAGTTTGAACTCAAAATAACAGTAATCATGAATTTCAAGCAAGAGGATAAAAAAGAGTGCTTTCATCTTACTCCaatattttatatacttttttaccAAGAGGGTGAAGAAGGACAAGTATTTTGAAAAATGGTATCAAAAGTGGTGCAGGTTGGAATAGCCATTGTTCAGAACGCAATTAAAAAATGAAGCTTTTCAACCACTCGCGTGTGTGGGTGTGAAGGATACTCGCAAATAAGTCAAAAATTTTGTGGTACGTCAGCAAGTTGATGAAAGGGAGTTTGGTAGATTTAGTCAAAGTAGCGCGTGGCTGAGATGCGCCAGACATGTAGAAGAACCATACGGGGAGATATTTaatctatttcattttttatttattttgtaacaaTAATAAATGGCAGCACTGCATTATTACATTTATAAATTCATTCATTGATATATGGCGCTTACACTGTAGATTTGTTTCTGGGTTTGGTTTTTAAGCCTTGGTTTTGGCTGCTAAGGGTCTAAACATGCATTTGTGCAGTAGATAACAAGAAGATGAGCAAGCAAGCGGCAAAagtactatattttttaatctatcaAGCTATTAATGAATTCTCCAACTTTTGAGATATTAAGTTAAATGCTCTTTGGGTCATATTTGTCACTTCTCGATCTTTGGAATAACCTCAATTTGGCATTTTAGGGGtacatgtattttatgaaagAGATGGTGATCAACAACTAGGGGTTGTTGGGGAAAGGAAGGAACAATGTTggtaaggaaagaaaaataaatgtcaGCCGTGAGAAATTGCCTCCGACGGCGGCAAACAGAGGTCGAAAGGTTGCTGGGAGGGAGGAGGAGTACATCTAGTGTGGGTAATGTAAATTGTGTTTGGTTGTTCAAATGTTGAttcatatcatataattaatagCAACTTAtgtcttttaaatattaaaatttaaattctgattttaaatataaaataaattgtgttagaaaaaaatatttagtttacatgcatttatgatttttgacaaaaataaatgattattttcaaaGATAAATAGTTTGTACCAGTATTatgattagtaaaaaaaagttttattcaCAAAGTTGTATGTGATAAACTTTACCAAAATGAAggtaagatatatttttaaaggtccaattttattttatgttaccTTTCATTTTTGCTGAggtcttagtttttttttttcaagttgcCTAAAACAAAAACAGATTTTATAAAGATGATACCAGTGGTAACCAAGAATACATAGGACAAATATATTCGAATGAAGATATAAGTACTAATTAACCCCATAGATAACAAAACAGGACAGAAGCAGCCAGTAAGGCAGACAggcaaaatataattaatataaagataaatagtcacttttatctttaaatgtgtaatttattaataaatgtgtatcttaaaaataaaaatataaaatttagttctcgaaagtgtaaaaagtgtgacaagTATGTCCGATCATTAACTTCTGTCCATcactgttaataaaataacttatgtGACACAGAGAGACCAAATTGTCATGgaaatgattgtcaacatgGTCATTTCTAATTGTTATCATAGAGAcatatttgttatataatattttattcctCTTTGTTTTCTCACCCGTTACAAATGCGTTCCCTCaaatatgaaaacataaaatttagtttctaaaagtgtaaaaagtatgacaaatatatccggacattaataatagattgtgattaattattataatttgaaaaaattataatgattggGAGAAAAGGATTCAAttagtaatttaatattatttttttaatttaactcatCTCAAACAGGAAACAAAAGTCAGTgtacatttaaaatttcaattttgttgtTAGTTGAAATTTAGATCATAGAAATAaggttaaagtaaaaaaatgtaaataagaaaaaatataataaataattatttttgtattttctttattaactttaaattaataataaaaactcataaattaaattgagtttaaaagaaaaaagaatactcATTTTATAaacttgtaaataatttttttatactccatgtgatataactcttccaaaattttgacacaatcattataaatttttccaaattataataattaatcataatctaCTATTaacttcatatatattttattcgcACGTTTTACACTTTTgaagactaaattttgtattttcatctttcaggaacGCATTTGTCTGCGAAGGGAGAagacgaaaagtaaaaaaatattatatgacaaatatgtccaTATGCTGACAATTAGAGATGACTGTGTTGACAATCATTTCGGTGACAAATTTGTCTCTCTGTGCCAcgtagactattttattaacggtgacggaCGAAAGTTAATCGccggatatatttgtcatactttttacactttcgaggattaaattttgtattttcatctttcaaggacACATTTCTCAGTAAATTACACATTTATggataaaaatgaatatttacccttaatataattttgattgttcataagaaaattttatgtttaaaaaatatattttattttgtatatttattactttgtaattgtattttaaattttatatatttttaagaaagttttaaagataatattatccatttaatatttttaataagcatTATTatcttatgtttttattatttttttagtttttcttctttttttataactaatgtcagttatttcttttctttgtgaAGAAAaggtaaattaataattatgaaatattgtataaaaaaaattaataactcatatagctaattaaaattatgtatatatttaaattattttttctaaagagAATAGTTTTCAAAACAAAGATTTATATAGATTAGAAAGATATAAGACATGtgaatataaaattgttatatacgaatatttataattattgtatatatacatatatattctaacatatataattattaatatattattattattattattattattattattattatataaaaaagttgtaTATTGTAAACCTAACACCTTTGTAGAACACATGCtacttcacttttttttttaataaatctaagtaaataataaaaaaatattttaaaaagtatgttAATTCACTAATCAATATACTTTGAAAGGATTAATTAAGATAAACAAGAAAGCCACAGTCATTTAGGAAGGATTTAATCCAAATTTGACCCATGATATTGTATGAAAAGCACGCGAACCCAAGGCAAAACTCTTGTGGAGCAGTGAAACATATGGTCCATTATGGACCATGTCTTTTTGACGGGCTATAAAATGTTGTTTTCTAAgagtctttatttttcttaaagttaTACAATGACCTTGTCCACCAACTGGCCACAACTTCCTCATCACCGTTTCAAGCGTCGTTCTCCTACGCGGTGAATGGGACAATAGAAGAGATAAACTCAAGAAGAATTGTGTCAACTACAAAGAAACATTTATGTAAACTccgtttaaaataaaaaataaaataaaatattaaaaaattatgttaaccgTATCAAGTGATACATCTCAACCATCgaatactttaaaataaatctaGCGGTTACAAACAACTAGTCCATAATGGACCATATGTTTTACTGGTCCATGCTAGCCACGTTCGCATGCAAACACAATCAACATCCTATGAAAATTACATCACAGATCATCCGTACGTGCAACTAATCCTAGGTTGTTTGAAGAAGGCAcctaaaaaatctcaaaatcttGACCGCGTTGAAAGAATCAGCCAGCAATAGGACATAAttctgagaagaaaaaaaataaaaaaatgaatataaatttcTTCTCTGCTTTACTTGGCCTTATCAAAACGGAATGCGCATAAAACTATATTCAAATTTATAGATAACATATATGAAGGAGTTGAATGGAGTTATAAACCCAGAACTTAGAAATGGAGAATGTGATGAACACTGATTCTCATTGTGCACTAGAGTTAGAACATGAGCGAACACCCGCACCACCCTCTGCTTCTTCTGCTTCTTCTGCTTCATCTGCTTCATCAAGAGAAGCAGGAGGGTGGAGATCCATCAAATACATCATTGGTACGTAATTCCCTCCACATTAATTTCACAATTTATGTAACGATATTAATAATTCATTGTTCTAATGAACGTGATTAATTTGGATTTGCAAAGGTAATGAGTCCTTCGAGAAATTGGCATCCATGAGTTTGATATCAAATCTGACCGTGTACCTGGTGACGAATTACAACCTGAGTGGCATATTTGTGGTGAATGTGGTGCAAATTTGGAATGGATCCTCCAACATCTTCTCAATAATTGGCGCTTTCATTTCTGATTCTTATCTGGGAAGATTCCGGACCCTCCTCTATGGCTGTTTTTCATCACTTCTGGTAAGGAAATTAACATGATGCATGCCCATGTCTTTCTTTCTATGcacataattattttcatttctgaCTCATGTTTTTATTGTCCAATTTTCATTTTGGCATCCTATATATTAATTTCTACCTTCCAGCAATATATAACCTTGCAAAGCCTAGATTAAATGTAAGTAACTTCCAATAAGTATTATCAACAAAGATTGATCCAGTTGATAAGAAATGAACTTATATTACAAAAGAATATGAATTCGATTTGTATTGTCAATGTGAGGACCTAGTGAGCCTATGGACTTGACTCACCTAAACTTTTAACCagcaaaaaaaacttataataaatattcaaattgatAAAAATGCTCAATTATTCATTAATTCACTTATGTAGTATCATGATAAAACAAAATGTAGCAAATCATATCCAAATTATTGACAGGTCAGTTAATTAAGCTATATTGGGTGGTTATGTTATaggaaataaaatgaattaaagacTATGATTGAGCATTGCACCAAAAATTCAAATCCCTTATTGCTCAAATTACTTTCTTACTAACTTGGTAGAGATCATGCATATAGATATATATCACAAGCTTGGATTGTATTTGACAGGGTATTTTGACCATAACCCTAACAGCAGGTATACATCAACTGAGACCACATACCTGCCAGGACAAGGAGAGACCTCATTGTCAATTGCCACAAGCCTGGCAGTTAGCTGTCCTCTTTGCAGGCCTTGGACTGTTATCCATAGGAGCTGGTGGCATTAGGCCATGCAACATTGCTTTTGGTGCTGACCAATTTGACACCAACACAGAGAAGGGAAGGGAACAACTTGAGAGCTTCTTCAATTGGTGGTACTTCACTTTCACCATTGCACTTGTTATAGCCCTCACTGCTGTTGTCTATATCCAAACCAACATAAGCTGGACCTTAGGATTTGCAATTCCAACTGCTTGTCTTGGTTTCTCAATTACCATCTTCCTACTCGGCCGCCACACTTACATTTGCAAGAAGCCTCAAGGGAGCATCTTCACAGACATGGCTAAAGTCATTGCGGCGGCGTTTAGAAAACGCAACATTCAGGCTTCTGGTAGAGCCATTTACAATCCTACTCCTGCTTCTACATTGGAGAAGGATAGGATAGTTCAGACGGATAGATTCGAGTTCCTTGACAAGGCTGCTATAATAGCTGATCCTAGTGAGTTGAATGAGCAAGGCATGGCTAGGAATGTTTGGAGGCTCTGTAGTTTGCAACAAGTGGAACACTTCAAGTGCTTGCTGGGAATTCTGCCAGTGTGGGTGGCAGGAATTTGTTGCTTCATTGTGATGGACCAGCAGAACACTTTTGGTGTGCTTCAAGTTGTTCAAACCAAAAGGTCTATTGGACCACACTTCAAGGTCCCACCAGGGTGGATGAACTTGACATCAATGATAGCACTCTCCATTTGGATATACATTTATGAGCGTGTCTACATTCCCCTAGTGAGGAAGATCACCAAAAAGCCTCCAAGATTGAGCATGAGGCAAAGAATCAGAATTGGCATCTTGCTGTCCATCTTATGCATGTTGGTAGCAGCAATTGTTGAAAAGAAGCGTCGCGACTCGGCCTTAAAACATGGCTTGTTCATTTCACCATTGAGCTTTGCATTGTTGATGCCTCAGTTTGCACTGTCAGGCCTCAATGAGGCCTTTGCTTCTGTTGCTATAATGGAATTCTTCACCTTGCAGATGCCAGAGAGCATGAGAACTGTTGCTGGGGCATTGTTTTATCTGAGCTTGTCCGTTGCAAACTACATAGGGTCCTTGATTGTCAATATTGTCCACAAAGCAACATCACAAAGGGGGAAAACAGCATGGATAGGGGGTCATgatttgaatatgaataggCTTGACTACTACTATTATTTCATTTCTGCACTTGGAGTTTTGAATTTTATCTACTTCAATATCTTTGCAATCCGTTATATAATTAGTGACGAGGAGAACGGGATCACAGATGTGCAGCCAGAGAATTCAATTGCTGTGGGAGAATAATGTGAACCAAATTCTGAGGAGAAGGTCTTGGATAGAACAGGCACAAGACAAAGGGCAAGATGATCATATTCTCCTCTTGTTGgagttcaaatttaaaaaattcaagttcTTTAGTGCTACTATGTATTTATTTgttgtaagattttttttttctttaaagaaactTCATGCAATTCAGTTTTAGTGTGGTATTGCATCTTTTCTCGGACACTATGTGCTAACTAGATAGTAAATAATAGTTTAGAGATTCCATTAATTATTGTACTTTGGTCACATTACATCTATAGCTTCTTTCTTTCACAGATTTAAAATTCTTCCGATTTTAGTTTACCTTCCATACAAAGTATATTTAATGTTAGGCTTAAAAGCAAgcctttttcatttaaaaaaaaaaattaaaaacacaagccTAGTGGACGAAATATGGTGCCAGATTTTATACCTGACTTTCACCATaatttcttgttttattgttctcTGTTTTGTTTGCTATCCATGGTTAGTGTGTTTGGAAACGCGTTGAAGACGTGGGTAAATCCATGAAATCGTGTCATGTGCAGAGAAAAACACAGATGTTACAAAACATCTTTTGTTTTGACTCAGATAAGTGTAAGCAGAGGTGGCTCAGATCAGAATTACGTAAGGCTATTAATTTACACAACCCCACCCACCCCATGCTATTACAGTATCAAATTCTCTCTGCATAAAACTCCTATATGGCTAATCCCACTACCCAATATAATTAGTCaagctaataattaatttaatttccgCCCCTTCGCTCCGCTGAATCCACTAAGCAAGATTACCAGCATCTTAATTGCTCTCACACagcattgattaattaatttgtcattCTTGGACTACCTAGCTTGTTCCGTCATAAATTAATTGCATGCGTTGAGGTACGTCTCTTACTTTCTACCTAATTAGTtatctctttttgtttcttttaattacatatataCTACTTAATTAATATTGCTGCTGCGTttaattatctttatcttcCTTCTTCATGTCCGTACCCTACCCAAGAGACCCTTCATTCCTTATTTCCTCCGAACCCACTTCTCGTTAATCTATTCAACTTATATAGGAACGACAATGGGTAAATCTAGATATGTTCATATccgtatttaaaaattataggaatGACAACGGGTAAATCTATTCAAGTTATATAGTATTCATCCTCATTTccgtatttaaaaattatatttctatcTGATTTTATACTTATTCGGGTAGTAGTTTTagtcattttaattatatttttaatgctaTTATATGGCACATCTCTTGGAGTA belongs to Glycine soja cultivar W05 chromosome 5, ASM419377v2, whole genome shotgun sequence and includes:
- the LOC114413791 gene encoding LOW QUALITY PROTEIN: protein NRT1/ PTR FAMILY 2.8 (The sequence of the model RefSeq protein was modified relative to this genomic sequence to represent the inferred CDS: substituted 1 base at 1 genomic stop codon) is translated as MENVMNTDSHCALELEHERTPAPPSASSASSASSASSREAGGWRSIKYIIGNESFEKLASMSLISNLTVYLVTNYNLSGIFVVNVVQIWNGSSNIFSIIGAFISDSYLGRFRTLLYGCFSSLLGILTITLTAGIHQLRPHTCQDKERPHCQLPQAWQLAVLFAGLGLLSIGAGGIRPCNIAFGADQFDTNTEKGREQLESFFNWWYFTFTIALVIALTAVVYIQTNISWTLGFAIPTACLGFSITIFLLGRHTYICKKPQGSIFTDMAKVIAAAFRKRNIQASGRAIYNPTPASTLEKDRIVQTDRFEFLDKAAIIADPSELNEQGMARNVWRLCSLQQVEHFKCLLGILPVWVAGICCFIVMDQQNTFGVLQVVQTKRSIGPHFKVPPGWMNLTSMIALSIWIYIYERVYIPLVRKITKKPPRLSMRQRIRIGILLSILCMLVAAIVEKKRRDSALKHGLFISPLSFALLMPQFALSGLNEAFASVAIMEFFTLQMPESMRTVAGALFYLSLSVANYIGSLIVNIVHKATSQRGKTAWIGGHDLNMNRLDYYYYFISALGVLNFIYFNIFAIRYIISDEENGITDVQPENSIAVGEXCEPNSEEKVLDRTGTRQRAR